In Salmonella enterica subsp. enterica serovar Typhimurium str. LT2, a single window of DNA contains:
- a CDS encoding putative inner membrane protein, translated as MSVIFSQRTPGRRWLSLWPLALFLLLMLVGGLWMWQAWPQVMLKSALWQRDVNQQLSALLNAVATHPERAGGSLLLLSFMYGVLHALGPGHGKVVIATWLATHPSKLKSSIVLTLAAALLQGLVAIGLVVGVLTVLQLPARQLHLSGFWLEKGSYALVGGLGILLCWRAIKRLRALLRKPVFIAFTPRHVHHEKCGCGHQHLPTQEQLHSGDDWRARFMIVLSMGMRPCSGAIMVLLFSKVIGVFSWGMASVLAMAAGTSLTITSLALLVHTFRALAVKLSGNKAPALWRQVGWSTLALAGGGILLVAALVMWFSVPQPVGGLRPWRG; from the coding sequence ATGTCAGTAATTTTTTCTCAACGCACTCCGGGGCGGCGCTGGCTCTCGCTGTGGCCATTGGCGTTATTCCTGCTGCTGATGCTGGTTGGCGGTCTGTGGATGTGGCAGGCCTGGCCGCAGGTGATGTTGAAAAGCGCTCTTTGGCAGCGGGACGTGAATCAGCAGTTGAGCGCGCTGCTTAACGCGGTGGCGACGCATCCTGAGCGGGCGGGCGGATCGTTGCTTCTGCTGAGTTTTATGTATGGCGTGCTTCATGCGCTGGGGCCGGGACACGGCAAAGTGGTGATCGCGACATGGCTGGCGACGCATCCTTCGAAGTTGAAATCGAGTATCGTGTTAACCCTCGCCGCCGCGTTATTACAGGGGCTCGTGGCTATCGGGTTGGTGGTGGGCGTGCTGACCGTATTGCAACTTCCGGCCAGGCAGCTCCATCTGAGCGGCTTCTGGCTGGAAAAGGGGAGCTATGCGTTAGTTGGCGGGCTGGGCATTTTGCTGTGCTGGCGGGCCATAAAAAGGTTACGCGCGCTGCTACGTAAACCTGTCTTTATCGCTTTTACGCCGCGCCATGTTCACCATGAAAAATGCGGCTGCGGACATCAGCATCTACCGACGCAGGAACAATTGCATAGCGGCGATGACTGGCGCGCGCGATTCATGATCGTACTGTCTATGGGGATGCGGCCCTGTTCCGGCGCGATAATGGTGCTGTTATTCAGTAAAGTGATTGGCGTTTTTAGCTGGGGAATGGCGTCGGTACTGGCGATGGCGGCGGGAACCTCGCTAACGATTACCTCGCTGGCGTTGCTGGTACACACTTTTCGTGCTCTGGCGGTGAAACTCAGTGGAAACAAAGCGCCGGCGTTATGGCGGCAGGTAGGCTGGTCAACGCTGGCGCTGGCTGGAGGGGGCATACTGCTTGTCGCGGCGCTGGTCATGTGGTTTAGCGTGCCGCAGCCTGTGGGCGGGCTGCGGCCATGGCGTGGTTGA
- the glyA gene encoding serine hydroxymethyltransferase (serine hydroxymethyltransferase. (SW:GLYA_SALTY)), with protein sequence MLKREMNIADYDAELWQAMEQEKVRQEEHIELIASENYTSPRVMQAQGSQLTNKYAEGYPGKRYYGGCEYVDVVEQLAIDRAKELFGADYANVQPHSGSQANFAVYTALLQPGDTVLGMNLAQGGHLTHGSPVNFSGKLYNIVPYGIDESGKIDYDEMAKLAKEHKPKMIIGGFSAYSGVVDWAKMREIADSIGAYLFVDMAHVAGLIAAGVYPNPVPHAHVVTTTTHKTLAGPRGGLILAKGGDEELYKKLNSAVFPSAQGGPLMHVIAGKAVALKEAMEPEFKVYQQQVAKNAKAMVEVFLNRGYKVVSGGTENHLFLLDLVDKNLTGKEADAALGRANITVNKNSVPNDPKSPFVTSGIRIGSPAVTRRGFKEAEVKELAGWMCDVLDNINDEATIERVKAKVLDICARFPVYA encoded by the coding sequence ATGTTAAAGCGTGAAATGAACATTGCCGATTATGATGCCGAATTGTGGCAGGCTATGGAGCAGGAAAAAGTACGTCAGGAAGAGCACATCGAACTGATCGCCTCCGAAAACTACACCAGCCCGCGCGTGATGCAGGCGCAGGGGTCTCAGCTGACCAACAAATACGCTGAAGGTTATCCGGGCAAGCGCTACTACGGCGGTTGCGAATACGTTGATGTCGTAGAGCAACTGGCTATCGACCGCGCGAAAGAACTGTTCGGCGCCGACTACGCTAACGTGCAGCCGCACTCCGGTTCTCAGGCTAACTTCGCTGTTTACACCGCGCTGCTGCAGCCGGGCGATACCGTTCTGGGTATGAACCTGGCGCAGGGCGGCCACCTGACTCACGGCTCCCCGGTTAACTTCTCCGGTAAACTGTACAACATCGTACCTTACGGTATCGATGAGTCCGGTAAAATTGACTATGACGAGATGGCGAAGCTGGCCAAAGAGCACAAGCCGAAGATGATTATCGGTGGCTTCTCTGCCTACTCCGGCGTGGTTGACTGGGCAAAAATGCGTGAAATCGCTGACAGCATCGGCGCATACCTGTTTGTCGACATGGCGCACGTGGCGGGCCTGATTGCCGCAGGCGTTTACCCGAACCCGGTTCCGCACGCTCACGTTGTCACCACCACCACCCACAAAACCCTGGCGGGTCCGCGCGGCGGCCTGATCCTGGCGAAGGGCGGCGATGAAGAGCTGTATAAAAAACTGAACTCCGCCGTCTTCCCAAGCGCGCAGGGCGGCCCGCTGATGCACGTGATCGCCGGTAAAGCGGTAGCGCTGAAAGAAGCGATGGAGCCGGAGTTCAAAGTTTACCAGCAGCAGGTGGCGAAAAACGCCAAAGCGATGGTGGAAGTGTTCCTGAACCGCGGCTACAAAGTGGTGTCTGGCGGCACTGAGAACCACCTGTTCCTGCTGGACCTGGTGGATAAAAACCTGACCGGTAAAGAAGCTGACGCCGCGCTGGGCCGTGCTAACATCACCGTGAACAAAAACAGCGTGCCGAACGATCCTAAGAGCCCGTTCGTGACCTCCGGTATCCGTATTGGTTCTCCGGCGGTTACTCGTCGCGGCTTCAAAGAAGCGGAAGTGAAAGAGCTGGCTGGCTGGATGTGTGACGTGCTGGACAACATCAATGATGAAGCCACCATTGAACGCGTGAAAGCGAAAGTGCTGGATATCTGCGCACGCTTCCCGGTTTACGCATAA
- a CDS encoding putative periplasmic or exported protein gives MKPVKRSALTLFLAVLSFVAAAHPHSFIRLQTQVVSENEQFVALKMRWTMDALTSADLLYDAGNAAPGSEIWKKLAAEVMANVLGQHYFTEVWRNGAKVKFKNRPTEYGMTRDAHQAVLTFTLPLAEPQPLSGQTYTFSTFDPSYYVDMHYDQDSDITMPEPLREKCRIQVYTPAPGEETLRFAQSLDKEDAPPEDMDLGKQFAQTVTLQCQ, from the coding sequence ATGAAGCCAGTGAAACGCAGCGCCTTAACACTATTTCTTGCCGTTTTATCTTTCGTGGCGGCGGCGCATCCGCACAGCTTCATCCGTCTGCAAACGCAGGTGGTCAGTGAAAATGAGCAATTTGTGGCGTTAAAAATGCGCTGGACAATGGACGCGCTGACGTCCGCAGATCTGCTGTATGACGCCGGAAACGCGGCACCGGGGTCAGAAATATGGAAAAAGTTGGCGGCGGAAGTGATGGCTAACGTACTTGGGCAGCACTACTTTACAGAAGTGTGGCGCAATGGCGCGAAAGTGAAGTTTAAAAACAGGCCGACAGAATACGGTATGACGCGTGACGCGCATCAGGCGGTATTGACCTTTACGCTACCGCTGGCTGAACCGCAGCCGTTAAGCGGACAGACTTATACCTTTTCAACGTTTGATCCCTCTTATTATGTCGATATGCATTATGACCAGGACAGCGATATCACGATGCCGGAACCGCTGCGCGAAAAGTGTCGGATTCAGGTTTATACTCCTGCGCCCGGCGAAGAGACGCTACGTTTCGCCCAGTCGCTGGATAAAGAGGACGCGCCGCCGGAGGATATGGATTTAGGTAAACAGTTTGCCCAAACGGTGACCTTGCAATGTCAGTAA
- the asrA gene encoding anaerobic sulfide reductase (anaerobic sulfite reductase subunit A (anaerobic sulfite reductaseiron-sulfur subunit). (SW:ASRA_SALTY)) encodes MAIKITPDEFSLLIQRLNKKWRVFAPSAEFRGGRFSDTDNIIYQRISGWRDLIWHEKSHMSPNTIIAPITETLFYFDKDTIQIAETDTSPIIIFARACDINAMSRLDYMYLSNGNNSDYSYQLLREHIRFVLIECEESFENCFCVSMGTNKTDCYSAAMRFSDEGALVSIRDPFIEAAIQGLGQEADYTPSFVSENRETVVTPDSVCHDPQKIRDILTHHPLWDAYDSRCISCGRCTTGCPTCTCYSVFDVAYDENPQRGERRRQWASCMVPGFSDMAGGHGFREKPGERLRYRALHKVNDYKARNGIEHMCVGCGRCDDRCPQYIKFSLIINKMTAAVRQALAEEA; translated from the coding sequence ATGGCTATCAAAATTACGCCTGACGAGTTTAGTTTGCTTATCCAGCGATTAAACAAAAAATGGCGCGTGTTTGCCCCGTCCGCAGAGTTTCGCGGCGGACGTTTTTCCGACACTGACAACATTATTTATCAACGGATTAGCGGCTGGCGCGATCTCATCTGGCACGAGAAATCGCACATGTCGCCGAATACCATTATCGCCCCTATCACCGAAACGCTCTTTTATTTCGATAAAGACACCATTCAAATTGCCGAGACAGACACTTCCCCGATAATCATCTTTGCCCGCGCCTGCGACATTAACGCCATGTCGCGGCTGGATTATATGTATTTATCAAATGGGAATAATTCCGATTACAGTTATCAACTGCTACGGGAGCATATTCGTTTCGTCCTTATTGAGTGTGAAGAAAGCTTCGAAAATTGTTTCTGCGTCTCAATGGGTACCAATAAAACTGACTGTTATAGCGCCGCCATGCGTTTTAGCGATGAGGGCGCGCTTGTCAGCATCCGCGATCCCTTTATCGAGGCGGCGATACAAGGGCTGGGGCAGGAGGCTGACTATACCCCCTCTTTCGTCAGCGAAAACCGGGAAACCGTCGTCACGCCGGACAGCGTTTGCCACGATCCGCAAAAAATTCGCGACATTCTCACCCACCATCCGCTATGGGACGCCTACGACAGCCGCTGCATCAGTTGTGGCCGCTGCACTACCGGGTGCCCAACCTGTACCTGCTATAGCGTCTTTGACGTCGCCTATGATGAAAATCCGCAGCGCGGCGAACGCCGTCGCCAGTGGGCAAGCTGCATGGTGCCGGGCTTTAGCGACATGGCCGGCGGTCATGGTTTTCGCGAAAAACCCGGCGAGCGTCTGCGCTACCGCGCCCTGCATAAGGTCAATGACTACAAAGCGCGCAACGGCATTGAACATATGTGCGTCGGCTGCGGCCGCTGCGACGATCGCTGCCCGCAATACATCAAATTTTCTTTGATTATCAACAAAATGACCGCTGCCGTTCGGCAGGCGCTGGCAGAGGAGGCATAA
- the hmpA gene encoding dihydropteridine reductase 2 (contains nitric oxide dioxygenase activity; flavohemoprotein; hemoglobin-like protein; flavohemoglobin)(dihydropteridine reductase. (SW:HMPA_SALTY)) → MLDAQTIATVKATIPLLVETGPKLTAHFYDRMFTHNPELKEIFNMSNQRNGDQREALFNAIAAYASNIENLPALLPAVEKIAQKHTSFQIKPEQYNIVGTHLLATLDEMFNPGQEVLDAWGKAYGVLANVFIHREAEIYHENASKDGGWEGTRPFRIVAKTPRSALITSFEFEPVDGGTVAEYRPGQYLGVWLKPEGFAHQEIRQYSLTRKPDGKGYRIAVKREDGGQVSNWLHHHASVGDGVHLAAPAGDFFMNVAADTPVSLISAGVGQTPMLAMLDTLAKEQHTAQVNWFHAAENGDVHAFADEVSELGRTLPRFTAHTWYREPTESDRAQRLFDSEGLMDLSKLEAAISDPAMQFYLCGPVGFMQFAAKQLVSLGVNNENIHYECFGPHKVL, encoded by the coding sequence ATGCTTGACGCACAAACCATCGCTACAGTAAAGGCCACCATTCCCCTGCTGGTTGAAACAGGACCGAAACTGACCGCCCACTTCTACGACCGTATGTTTACGCATAACCCGGAGCTCAAAGAAATCTTCAATATGAGCAACCAGCGTAACGGCGATCAGCGTGAAGCCCTGTTTAATGCTATCGCGGCCTACGCCAGCAATATCGAAAATTTACCGGCGTTGCTGCCGGCGGTAGAAAAAATCGCGCAGAAGCACACCAGCTTCCAGATTAAGCCGGAGCAGTACAACATCGTCGGGACACATCTGCTGGCGACGCTGGACGAAATGTTCAACCCGGGCCAGGAAGTGCTGGACGCGTGGGGCAAAGCCTATGGCGTACTGGCTAACGTCTTTATTCATCGGGAAGCCGAGATTTATCACGAGAACGCCAGCAAAGACGGCGGCTGGGAAGGCACGCGCCCCTTCCGCATCGTTGCGAAAACCCCGCGTAGCGCACTGATCACCAGCTTTGAGTTTGAACCAGTCGACGGCGGTACGGTGGCGGAATACCGTCCCGGGCAGTATCTGGGCGTCTGGCTGAAGCCGGAAGGTTTTGCGCATCAGGAGATCCGCCAATATTCACTGACCCGTAAACCCGATGGCAAAGGGTACCGTATTGCCGTGAAGCGTGAAGACGGCGGCCAGGTATCAAACTGGTTACACCATCACGCCAGCGTAGGCGATGGGGTGCATCTGGCTGCGCCGGCAGGTGACTTCTTTATGAATGTCGCCGCTGATACCCCCGTTTCGCTGATTTCCGCTGGCGTCGGCCAGACGCCGATGTTAGCGATGCTCGATACGCTGGCGAAAGAACAGCATACCGCGCAGGTGAACTGGTTCCACGCGGCGGAGAACGGCGACGTCCATGCGTTTGCCGACGAAGTGAGCGAGCTGGGCCGTACACTGCCGCGTTTCACTGCCCATACCTGGTACCGCGAGCCGACTGAGTCCGATCGCGCCCAACGCCTCTTCGACAGCGAAGGGCTGATGGATTTAAGCAAACTGGAAGCCGCGATCAGCGATCCAGCAATGCAGTTCTATCTTTGCGGCCCGGTAGGCTTTATGCAGTTTGCCGCAAAACAACTGGTTTCACTTGGCGTGAATAACGAAAACATTCATTACGAATGCTTCGGCCCGCATAAAGTGCTGTAA
- the csiE gene encoding stationary phase inducible protein (similar to E. coli orf, hypothetical protein (AAC75588.1); Blastp hit to AAC75588.1 (433 aa), 71% identity in aa 8 - 432), producing MMPTIAPPSVLSAPQRRCQVLLTLFQPEPIATVEIFSALNGVDDDTAREDITETSLEIQRYHRLAITTCQNGCYRIEGTALDQRLCLLHWLRRGLRLCPTFVTQQFTPALKNALKQRGIARPLYDDINLHALINLCARRLQKPFEHRDVQFLRLFLQYCLLQHHAGITPEFNPVQQIWAQSCAEYPLAQEIGRHWQRHVMQAAPLNEALFMALLFSMIRLPDPIRDTHQRAQQLRLEVARLVLRFREKGNVRFSDEQGLNDQLYVHLAQALNRSLFTIGIDNTLPEEFNRLYPRLVRTTREALAGFEAEYGIHFSEEETGLVAVIFGAWLMQDNDLHERQIVLLADKNDALETHIEQQLRELTLLPLNIRRISLQAFQKEGCPRGVALIVTPYATPLPLFSPPLIHADRALTEHQQQQIRKILES from the coding sequence ATGATGCCGACAATTGCCCCACCATCTGTACTTTCCGCTCCCCAGCGCCGCTGTCAGGTATTGCTGACGCTTTTCCAGCCGGAGCCAATTGCCACGGTGGAAATCTTCAGCGCGCTTAATGGCGTTGATGATGATACTGCCCGTGAGGATATCACTGAGACAAGCCTGGAGATCCAGCGCTATCATCGCCTTGCCATCACAACATGCCAGAACGGTTGCTATCGGATCGAAGGTACAGCACTCGATCAGCGCCTTTGCCTTTTACACTGGCTCAGGCGCGGCCTGCGTTTATGCCCGACCTTCGTCACGCAACAGTTTACCCCGGCCTTAAAAAACGCGCTAAAGCAGCGCGGTATCGCGCGTCCGCTGTATGACGATATTAATCTGCACGCGCTCATCAATCTGTGCGCCCGCCGGTTGCAAAAACCATTTGAACATCGCGACGTGCAGTTCCTGCGTCTCTTTTTACAGTATTGTCTGCTACAACACCATGCCGGCATCACCCCGGAATTCAACCCTGTGCAGCAGATTTGGGCGCAGTCGTGCGCGGAATATCCACTCGCCCAGGAAATTGGTCGTCACTGGCAGCGCCACGTGATGCAGGCCGCACCGCTCAATGAAGCGCTGTTTATGGCGTTACTGTTTTCAATGATTCGCCTCCCCGACCCGATTCGCGACACGCATCAACGGGCGCAGCAACTGCGACTGGAGGTGGCGCGGCTGGTGCTGCGCTTTCGAGAAAAAGGGAACGTACGCTTCAGCGACGAACAAGGGCTTAACGATCAGCTGTATGTCCATCTCGCCCAGGCGCTGAACCGAAGTTTATTCACGATTGGCATCGATAATACGCTTCCGGAAGAGTTTAACCGTCTTTATCCGCGTCTGGTTCGCACCACACGTGAGGCGCTCGCCGGATTTGAAGCCGAATATGGTATCCACTTTTCCGAGGAAGAGACGGGGCTGGTGGCAGTGATTTTCGGCGCCTGGCTAATGCAGGATAACGATTTGCATGAGAGACAGATCGTATTGTTAGCGGATAAAAATGATGCGCTGGAGACGCATATTGAGCAGCAACTGCGTGAACTGACCCTGTTGCCGCTGAATATCAGACGGATATCGCTCCAGGCGTTTCAAAAAGAGGGATGCCCGCGCGGCGTAGCGCTGATTGTTACCCCTTACGCCACGCCGCTACCGCTCTTCTCACCGCCGTTAATTCATGCGGATCGCGCCCTCACAGAGCACCAACAGCAGCAGATCCGCAAGATCCTGGAATCATGA
- the asrB gene encoding anaerobic sulfide reductase (anaerobic sulfite reductase subunit B. (SW:ASRB_SALTY)), with translation MSHCSCHDKPQHSLLPAAYRILSITRHTPLEWNFRVAVDFPAHWGQFVEVSLPRVGEAPISVSDYGDGWIDLLIRNVGKVTSALFTLKEGDNVWLRGCYGNGYPVDTLRHKPLLVVAGGTGVAPVKGLMRYFVENPQEIGQLDMILGYKNRDCVLYKEEMATWRGKHNLVLTLDEGEADDRYQIGRVTDRLADMTLSDIDTMQAIVVGPPIMITFTVKMLLQKGLKPEQIWVDYERRMACSVGKCGHCRMGEVYVCTDGPIFNYAVAQRFAD, from the coding sequence ATGTCACATTGTTCCTGTCATGATAAACCGCAGCACAGTTTGCTGCCTGCGGCGTACCGCATCCTCAGTATTACTCGCCACACGCCGCTGGAGTGGAATTTCCGCGTGGCCGTCGATTTTCCCGCGCACTGGGGGCAATTTGTTGAGGTGTCGCTGCCGCGCGTCGGCGAAGCGCCCATCTCCGTTTCCGACTACGGCGACGGCTGGATAGATCTGCTGATTCGTAATGTCGGAAAAGTGACCAGCGCCCTCTTTACGCTGAAAGAAGGCGACAACGTGTGGCTACGCGGCTGCTATGGCAATGGCTATCCGGTCGATACGCTGCGCCATAAGCCCTTACTGGTTGTCGCAGGCGGTACGGGCGTCGCGCCGGTGAAAGGCTTAATGCGCTATTTCGTTGAGAATCCCCAGGAAATTGGTCAACTGGATATGATTCTCGGCTATAAAAATCGCGATTGCGTGCTGTACAAAGAAGAAATGGCGACGTGGCGCGGCAAACATAATCTGGTACTCACGCTGGATGAAGGCGAGGCTGATGACCGTTACCAGATTGGCCGGGTGACCGATCGGCTTGCCGACATGACGCTTAGCGATATCGACACTATGCAGGCCATCGTCGTTGGGCCGCCAATAATGATTACCTTTACCGTAAAAATGCTGCTGCAAAAAGGGCTCAAGCCGGAGCAAATCTGGGTGGACTACGAACGCCGGATGGCCTGCTCCGTCGGGAAGTGCGGCCACTGCCGTATGGGCGAAGTGTATGTCTGCACCGACGGTCCGATATTTAACTACGCCGTCGCGCAACGTTTTGCCGATTAA
- the asrC gene encoding anaerobic sulfide reductase (anaerobic sulfite reductase subunit C. (SW:ASRC_SALTY)) encodes MSIDIDIIKARAKNEYRLSKVRGEAMISVRIPGGILPAHLLTVARDIAETWGNGQIHLTTRQKLAMPGIRYEDIDNVNAALEPFLREIEIELCDVQVEDTKAGYLAIGGRNIVACQGNRICQKANTDTTGLSRRLEKLVYPSPYHLKTVIVGCPNDCAKASMADLGIIGVAKMRFTADRCIGCGACVKACSHHAVGCLALKNGKAVKEESACIGCGECVLACPTLAWQRKPDQLWQVRLGGRTSKKTPRVGKLFLNWVTEDVIKQVIVNLYEFEKEMLGGKPIYLHMGHLIDKGGYLRFKERVLRGVQLNPEAMVAERIYWAEDESVARMHLKPAGH; translated from the coding sequence ATGAGCATTGATATTGATATCATTAAAGCCCGTGCGAAAAACGAATATCGCCTGTCAAAAGTGCGCGGCGAAGCCATGATCAGCGTCCGCATTCCCGGCGGTATTTTGCCCGCGCATTTGCTAACGGTGGCGCGTGACATCGCCGAAACCTGGGGCAACGGACAAATTCACCTCACTACCCGCCAGAAGCTGGCGATGCCGGGTATCCGTTACGAAGATATCGACAACGTGAACGCTGCGCTGGAGCCGTTTCTTCGCGAGATTGAAATAGAACTGTGCGACGTCCAGGTTGAGGATACCAAAGCGGGCTATCTCGCTATTGGCGGGCGAAATATTGTCGCCTGTCAGGGGAACCGCATTTGCCAGAAAGCCAACACTGACACGACCGGTCTGTCCCGTCGTCTTGAAAAACTGGTCTATCCCAGCCCTTATCATCTCAAAACGGTCATCGTCGGCTGCCCGAATGATTGCGCGAAGGCGTCAATGGCCGATCTGGGGATTATTGGCGTGGCGAAAATGCGCTTCACTGCCGATCGCTGTATCGGTTGCGGCGCCTGCGTGAAGGCCTGTAGTCACCACGCGGTAGGCTGCCTGGCGCTGAAGAACGGCAAAGCGGTCAAAGAAGAGTCCGCCTGTATCGGCTGCGGCGAGTGCGTGCTGGCCTGTCCGACGCTGGCCTGGCAACGTAAGCCGGATCAGCTCTGGCAAGTCCGTCTGGGCGGACGCACCAGTAAAAAGACGCCGCGCGTCGGCAAGCTCTTCCTCAACTGGGTGACTGAAGATGTGATAAAGCAGGTGATCGTTAACCTGTATGAATTTGAAAAAGAGATGCTCGGCGGAAAACCGATCTATCTACATATGGGCCATCTGATCGACAAAGGCGGCTACCTGCGTTTTAAAGAACGGGTACTGCGCGGCGTTCAGCTCAATCCGGAAGCGATGGTCGCCGAACGCATTTACTGGGCCGAAGACGAATCCGTCGCGCGGATGCATCTCAAACCCGCCGGGCACTAA
- the hcaT gene encoding putative MFS family transport protein (similar to E. coli MFS (major facilitator superfamily) transporter (AAC75589.1); Blastp hit to AAC75589.1 (379 aa), 88% identity in aa 1 - 376): MALHSTRWLALSYFTYFFSYGIFLPFWSVWLKGLGLTPETIGLLLGVGLVARFLGSLLIAPRVSDPSRLISALRVLALLTLVFALAFWAGTHVAWLMVVMVGFNLFFSPLVPLTDALANTWQKQITLDYGRVRLWGSIAFVIGSALTGKLVSLYDYQAILALLTLGVASMLLGMLLRPSVPPQGESRQQESAGWPAWRTLVAQSWRFLACVCLLQGAHAAYYGFSAIYWQGAGYSASAVGYLWSLGVVAEVIIFALSKKLFRRFSARDLLLLSAVCGVVRWGLMGWSTALPWLIVIQILHCGTFTVCHLAAMRYIAARQGSEVIRLQAVYSAVAMGGSIAIMTVFAGFLYQHLGGGVFWIMALVALPAIFLRPKVVAAS; the protein is encoded by the coding sequence ATGGCATTGCATTCCACGCGCTGGCTGGCGCTCAGTTATTTCACCTACTTCTTTAGTTACGGTATTTTTCTGCCCTTCTGGAGCGTCTGGCTCAAAGGTCTTGGGCTAACGCCGGAAACCATCGGTCTTCTGCTGGGCGTGGGTCTGGTCGCGCGTTTTCTCGGTAGTCTGCTCATTGCGCCTCGCGTAAGCGATCCTTCGCGGTTGATCTCCGCGCTGCGCGTCCTGGCATTGCTGACGCTGGTATTTGCGCTGGCATTTTGGGCAGGAACGCATGTCGCGTGGCTAATGGTGGTGATGGTTGGGTTTAACCTCTTCTTTTCGCCACTGGTGCCGCTGACCGATGCGCTGGCCAATACCTGGCAAAAGCAAATTACCCTGGACTATGGTCGGGTGCGGCTGTGGGGGTCCATCGCCTTCGTGATAGGGTCGGCGCTGACCGGTAAGCTGGTGAGTTTATACGATTACCAGGCGATTCTGGCGCTACTGACGCTCGGCGTCGCCTCGATGTTGCTGGGTATGTTGTTACGTCCCAGCGTGCCGCCGCAAGGGGAAAGCCGTCAGCAGGAGAGCGCAGGCTGGCCCGCCTGGCGTACGCTGGTGGCACAAAGTTGGCGTTTTCTCGCCTGCGTCTGTTTGCTGCAAGGGGCGCACGCCGCCTACTACGGTTTTAGCGCCATCTACTGGCAGGGGGCTGGCTATTCAGCATCGGCGGTCGGCTATTTATGGTCGTTGGGCGTGGTGGCGGAAGTGATCATTTTCGCCCTGAGTAAAAAGCTATTCCGCCGGTTTAGCGCCCGCGACTTGCTGTTGCTTTCCGCTGTGTGCGGCGTGGTACGCTGGGGACTGATGGGCTGGAGTACGGCGTTGCCGTGGCTGATTGTGATACAAATCCTGCACTGTGGCACGTTTACCGTTTGCCATCTGGCCGCCATGCGCTATATCGCTGCGCGTCAGGGAAGCGAGGTGATTCGTTTGCAGGCCGTCTATTCCGCTGTGGCGATGGGCGGCAGTATCGCGATTATGACGGTATTTGCCGGTTTTCTGTATCAACATCTGGGCGGCGGCGTATTCTGGATTATGGCGCTGGTGGCATTGCCCGCTATCTTCCTTCGGCCCAAAGTGGTTGCCGCGTCATGA